A single genomic interval of Pseudochaenichthys georgianus chromosome 3, fPseGeo1.2, whole genome shotgun sequence harbors:
- the LOC117461271 gene encoding uncharacterized protein yields the protein MSLPRKIFKTGQLQRQVNNYSEHCGVPLCTASAKCNGVLSFHGFPTELELRKQWLVNILRGNFTISSHSKVCSRHFATDQLIEPKTLDGRRRLVKGAAPTLFEWNHFTAQTPRASVWEKEVSGAAGTCYSSNMATRWGICSTGKFSHDFTVSLKTLPHEDHQVVAVAARKLEDAQEFAAKHSISRVYGSYEELARDPDIDVVYIGVYHSYRLMLFTNAKKNVLCEKPLAMNTKEILSSAKSNDILLMEMYCPFCGSSVTAPHGVCGVCGRDITFLKDVANKVAEEMPTTSAHLSAQPSTSAVSSYGEKKQKIVKISVGVMRMMDGFLRPVRGRLLPLDVEPQWSCQELLAAAIKNQKAFKQVVEDGAHVLLYPDTSEITNIPGTDIPFTVEMYKKTSGKPYQRIALYICTAEDFENSCYTGTTSSEEDGVVRVNVPFQ from the exons ATGAGTTTGCCACGGAAGATTTTCAAAACGGGACAATTGCAAAGACAAGTGAATAACTACTCCGAGCACTGCGGTGTCCCGCTGTGTacggcgtcagctaaatgcaacggCGTCCTAAGTTTTCATGGCTTTCCGACCGAACTCGAGCTGCGAAAACAATGGCTGGTAAACATACTACGCGGTAACTTCACAATCTCCTCTCACTCCAAGGTCTGCAGTCGTCACTTCGCCACGGATCAACTCATAGAGCCAAAAACCCTTGATGGCCGTAGGAGGCTTGTGAAAGGTGCTGCACCAACTCTGTTTGAGTGGAATCACTTTACTGCTCAAACACCGCGGGCTAGTGTTTGGGAGAAAGAGGTCTCCGGGGCTGCAGGGACATGCTACTCGTCCAACATGGCAACCAGGTGGGGAATCTGCAGCACGGGGAAGTTCAGTCATGACTTCACTGTGTCTCTGAAGACCCTTCCTCATGAAGACCACCAG GTTGTGGCTGTGGCAGCTCGTAAATTAGAGGATGCACAGGAGTTTGCCGCAAAGCACAGCATCTCCCGAGTTTACGGCAGCTATGAGGAGCTGGCCAGAGATCCAGACATAG ATGTTGTGTACATTGGAGTTTACCACTCCTACCGTCTGATGCTCTTCACAAATGCCAAGAAGAACGTGCTGTGTGAGAAGCCGCTGGCCATGAACACCAAGGAGATCCTGTCCTCTGCCAAGAGCAATGATATCTTGCTCATGGAG ATGTACTGTCCATTCTGTGGGTCCAGCGTGACAGCTCCCCATGGTGTTTGCGGTGTCTGTGGCAGAGACATCACGTTTCTAAAGGATGTGGCTAACAAAGTCGCTGAGGAGATGCCCACCACTAGTGCACATCTAAGTGCACAGCCTAGCACCAGTGCAG TGTCCTCATATGGGGAAAAGAAGCAGAAAATAGTGAAG ATTTCTGTTGGAGTAATGAGGATGATGGATGGCTTCCTTAGACCTGTGAGAGGGAGGTTACTTCCCCTTGATGTTGAACCTCAATGGTCATGTCAAGaactgttggctgctgccataAAAAATCAGAAGGCTTTTAAACAGGTCGTGGAAGATGGAGCCCATGTATTGTTATACCCTGATACGAGTGAGATTACAAATATACCCGGAACGGACATCCCTTTCACAGTGGAGATGTACAAAAAGACCAGTGGAAAGCCCTACCAACGAATTGCGTTGTACATCTGTACTGCTGAAGACTTTGAAAATAGTT GTTACACTGGAACAACTTCAAGTGAAGAGGACGGTGTGGTTCGTGTAAATGTGCCGTTCCAATAG